GCGGCGAGTTTGAAGTAGCCCCGGCGCAGGATGTGGCCCTGTCGCACACCCGCGTGAATGCCTCGGCGCAGGATACCTATCGGGTATATCTGCGGGTGTTGGACCTGGCCGGCCATACCGTGGCTCAGGACTCGGCCACCCAGGTGCCGGCCCGCTAATCGTAGCTGCTTCTTTTTTTCTGCTGCATGCTTCTTGCTTCGCTCGTCCGGCGGCACTGCCCGCGCAGTGTCTTATTCGTATTTAGTTGTCTGCTGGGCCTAGCGGCCTGTGAGCCTAATCTGGTAGAGCCTGCCTACTACGGCACTCTCACTGTGACCGTGCTTGATGGCAGCACCAGCCAGCCGCTAGCCAACGTGGCCGTGAGCACTACCCCCGCCACTGGCTCGTATGTGACTGATGCTAAAGGCCAGCTCACCATCACGCAGGTGCCGGTGGGCACGCTGAGCGTGTCGGCCCGTAAGGCCGGCTACGATGCCACCAGCAGCAGCGCTACCCTCACCGCTGGCCAAACCCAGTCGGTGGTACTGCTGCTCAATAAAACTACCGCCTCGGCTCCGCCCGGCGCGCCTGTTCGGCCCACGCCTACCCCTGGGGCTACCGCCCAGCCCACTACTTTGCAGCTGGCCTGGCACCCAGCCGCCGGGGCCTTGCCCGCCGACTCACTCAAGTATGACGTAGTACTCTATGAGGGCAGCAACCTCAACCAACGCCAGCTGCTCACGGCCTCCAAAGACACGACCGTGACGGCATCGGGCCTGCGCTACAATACTATCTACTATTGGCAGGTGACGGTGCGCAACCCAGCCGGGGCCACCGCCCGTGGGCCAGTCTGGAGCTTCCAAACCGTGTCTCTGCCCGACAACCGCTATTTATTTGCCCGCACGGTGGGCGGCAACACCGACATCTATTCGTCGGACGCTGCCGGTACTACCGTGGTGCGCCTCACCAGCGCCGTTACTGTCGAAACTGCGCCTCAGCTTAGCCCCTCCCGCGACCTGATAGCCTACTCGTCGAACGCCAGCGGGCAATTTCAGCTCTACACCATGAACCGCGACGGCTCGAACCAGCGCCGGATAACTACGCTCTCGGCCGAGGGCTACAGCAACGCCGGTATCGGCTACCGCTGGTCGCCCGATGGGTCGCAACTCATCTATGCCCACTACGACCAGCTCTACCGCATCAATCGCGATGGCTCGGGCCTCGTGCTGCTGGCAACGGCCCCCGCCGGCCGGCACTTCCGCGAGTGCGACTGGACAGCCCAGAACGGCGGCCGCCTCGTGGTGCAGACGATTGGCTCATTACCCTACGATGCGGAGCTGTACCTCTACAACGTGGATGGCACTGGCCCCGTGCTACTAGTGGGTAACCTACCCGGCCGCCTCGATTCGCCCAGCTTTAGCGTAGATGGCACCACCGTAGCCTATACCCGCGATGTGGCCGGCTTCAACGACGTAGGAGGTCGCCAACTGGATAGCCACATCTTCACCCAAAAGCTGAATGGCTCCTCGCTGGTCGATGTGAGTAGTAGCACAAGCGGCAGCACCAAGGCAACGGGCACTAATGACCTTACCCCGCGCTACTCACCTACCGGCTACCAACTCATCTTCGTCAACCGCTCGAACGATGACATAGCTGCCCCGCAGGTTTGGACCTGCGACCTTGATGGACGCAACCGGACCAAGCTGTTCGACAATGCTTTCTTACCTGACTACAGGTAGCGTAGCCCTAGTATCAGTACGCAAACGCCGTCCGGTGCTTCCGCACAAACTCGACCCAGCGCACCGGCTCCTGCCCGGTGATGCCAGGGAAGTTCTCAAATGTGTCGTCGGCGCCCGGAATGGTGTGAGCGCCGTAGCGCTTGTAGTGGTCGTACACGCAGCTCATGTAGGCCATTTCGGCCCCGGCGGCGCGCATATTCTCCAGAAAAATCTCGGGCGGCAGCGCCTCGTAGCGGAACGGCTCACCCAGTTCCTGCTGCATGATGGCCGCGATTTCGCCGTAGGACTTGGCATCGTAGCCTAGCCGATACGTCTGGCCGGCGTGCTTTTCGGGGTGCAGCAGAGCCTGCGCGGCGGCCAGGGCTACGTCCTCGGCATCGACCCAGCTCAGGCGCGCATCCCCCGTAAACTGCCGGATAACGCCCTGCTGCACCACCTGCGTGCCGCCGTAGCTGAGTAGATTTTGCATGAAGGTTTCGGGGCGCAAGTGCGTGAATGAGAAGCCCGCCCACTCGATGTAGCGCTCCACGAGCTGGTGCCAGGCCCAGTGCGCCACCGTGGTGTCGTCGCGCCCACAGGCGCCCAGGTGCACAATGTGCTGCACGCCGGCTAGCTTCGCCTGGTCGAGAAAGGCCTTGCTCTGGCGCAGCATATCCACGGTGTAGCCGGTCACAAGCAAAACTCGGTCGATGCCTTGCAGCGCCGGGGCCAGCGTTTCTTCTTTGTCAAAGTCGAGCATGACGGTATGAATGCCTTGGCTTTCAAATACCTGACCTTTGGCGGAGGAGCGCACGGCGGCCACCAGCGTGATAGAATCGTCGGCCTGGAGGCGGCGTAGCGTGTCGCTGCCAATCTGGCCGGTAGCACCGGTAATGAGGACGGTTGGTTTTTGAGCGGGCATGTTGTGGCTACTAGTAAGCTCTACCAACCCGCCTGCGCGCCCGGATGTTCGGGCCGGCTAACTCATCGCCTGCCAGGTTTCCCAGCCCAGCTTGAGAATAAAGCCGCTCACGACCACCAAAAACAGCACCCGTACAAAGCCCGTGCCCCGGCTCAGCGCCAGCCGCGCCCCCAGCGTAGAGCCCAGCACGTTGCAGGCCGCCATTGGCAGGGCATAGTGATACAGCACCTGCCCGGTTGAGATGAAGTAGGCTAGCCCGGTAATATTAGTAGCAATATTCACCACCTTGGCCGAGGCCGAGGCCGCCAGAAAGTCGTAGCCAAACAGCCCCACGAACGCAAACAGCAGCAAGCTGCCCGTGCCCGGCCCAAAAAAGCCGTCGTAGAACCCAATGCTAGCGCCCAATGCCACGCCCGTCCACAACTCACGGCGGCCGTGCAGGCGCGGCGCATGCAGGCTCCCGAAGTCCTTGCGCCAGAAGGTATAGGCGGCCATCAGCACCAGCAGGGCCAGCACCAGCGGCTTCACCAAGTCTTTGTTCAGCCCACTCACCGCCCGCGCCCCCAGCAGCGCAAAGCAGCCCGCCACCACCGCCGCCACCGCCACCGTGCGCCAGTTGATGCTCACACCCGCTAGCCCCCGCAAGTAGCGGAATGCCGAGGCCGAGGTGCCGGCTAGGCTGGCCACTTTGCCAGTACCCAGCACCGTAGGCACGGGCACCTTGGGCAGCAACAGCAGCAGCGCTGGCAGCTGAATGAGGCCGCCCCCGCCCACCATGCCATCGATGAGGCCGGCCAGCAGCGAGGCCGCGCAGAGTACAGGCAGGGTATAAGAAGGGTCGCTAAGGGGCATATTTTGGCAAGAAATGAGCACAAAAGAACGTCATGCTGCGCTTGCCGAAGCATCTCTCTCGAGCCGCTAGGGTCACGCCCTAACGATTGCGGCAGAGATGCTTCGGCAAGCGCAGCATGACGTTCTTCTGACTGTAGTTCCGAACTGCGTCTAAAACGGTGGCTCCTCGCCAAAGCTGTTGCTTTTGGGGAAGGGCACCGGTGAAGGCGGCGCGTCGTTCATGCGCGAGCCTAGCCGGATGGTGTTGGGCGCGCCGAAGCCGCCGCCGGGCGCGGGCCCACCGGCCGGCTCCGAATCGAAGCTGCTGGTGGGGAAGGAGTTGGACGCGAAGGCCGGCGCGCCGCCAAAGCCGCCCGCGTCGCCGCCCCCGTCGAAGCCATCAAGGTCGGCAAACTTGGTGAAGCGGCCGATGAACTTGAGCTGCACGGTTTCGAGCGAGCCATTCCGGTGCTTGGCGATGATGACTTCGCCCATGCCCTGGGTTGGGTTGCCCATCTCGTCTTCCGTAATCTTGTAATATTCAGGGCGATACAGGAAGATAACCATGTCGGCGTCCTGCTCGATAGAACCCGATTCGCGCAGGTCACTGAGCTGGGGCTTCTTGTCGCCGCCGCGGGTTTCCACCGAGCGCGAGAGCTGCGACAGCGCAATAACCGGAATGTTCAGCTCCTTGGCAATGCCCTTAAGCGCCCGCGAGATGCTGGCGATTTCCTGCTCACGGTTGCCGTTTTTGCCGCCTTCGTTGCCGCTCATCAGCTGCAAATAGTCGATGATAATGAGCTGGATATCGTGCTGCGACTTGAGGCGGCGGCACTTGGCGCGCAGCTCGCGGATGCTGAGCGCGGGCGTGTCGTCGATGAAAATCGGGGCCGACGACAGCGCCGAAATCTTGTGATTGAGCTGCGCCCACTCGTAGTCCGCCAGGTTGCCCTTCTTGATTTTCTCGGAGTCCAGCTCCGCCTCGGCCGAAATCAGGCGATTGACGAGCTGCAGCGACGACATTTCGAGCGAGAAAATGGCCACCGGCTTCTTAAAATCGACCGCCGCGTTGCGCATGGCCGATACGACAAAGGCGGTTTTGCCCATGCCCGGCCTGGCCGCAACAATCACCAAATCAGATGGTTGCCAGCCGCTGGTTACCCTATCCAAAGCCGAGAAGCCGGTGGGCACGCCGGTGAGGCCGTCTTTCTGGTGCTTCTTTTCTTCGAGTTCCTTAATAGCTTTCACCATCAAATCCTGCATCGAATCGACGCCCTTGCGCATGTTGTCTTCCGACACCTGGAAGATATTCTTCTCGGTGGCGTCGAGCAGCTCAAATACGTCGGTCGTTTCCTCGTAGGCGTCGCGCAGGATGTCGGTGGCCGTGCGGATGAGCTCGCGCTTGATGGCGGCCTCCAGAATGACCCTGGCGTGGGCCTCAATATTGGCCGCCGAGTTGATGTGCATGGTGAGGCCGGCCACGTAGCCGACGCCGCCGGCCGCCTCCAGCTCGCCCATCTCGCGCAGCTCCTGCACCACGGTGAGCTGGTCGATGGGCTCCGACTTATCAAATAAGTTACTGATAGCCTTGTAGATGCGCTGGTGGCCATCCTTGTAGAAGCTGGTGGCTTTCAGAATGTCAACGACCGTGGTCAGGGCATCCTTTTCGAGCATGAGCGCGCCGAGCACGGCGGCTTCCATTTCGAGGCGCTGGGGCGGCAGCTTGCCGGTGGGCGACGTGGGCACGGGCGCCCGGGTGCCGCGCACGCCCTGAAAGGCGGCGGCGGCGCGGGCCGCAGATTGCTTAAGGCGGTCGTCCATACGGTCGTTCATTTGAAGGGTAAGCAGGGGCAAGAAACGGATAACAGCGCGGAACCCGCCTCCTGGGAAAAGCGGCCGGGCAACCGGGTGCCCTAACTAACAAAGCTAACTTAAAAGTACCCGAAATGAAAGCCAAAGCCGAGCTAGTGCTTGGGGGGCCGGCCCGGCCCGAGCGCACCCCCAGCCGTACTTTCGCACCCTGCAATCGGTTGGCAGCGGGCGGCTTAGCTAACAGCTATTGCCTGGCTGGCGGCCTGCGGGAGGCTAGCGAAATTACTCGTGAGCCAATAATAAGAACTTAATAGCAAGACACTTGGAAAATATTCACCTCATTGCTGTCGGCGGCAGCATTATGCATAATCTGGCGCTGGCCCTGCACCGGCGCGGGGCCCACGTGACGGGCTCCGACGACGAGATTTTTGAGCCGGCCCGCGCCCGGCTAGCTGCCGCCGGCCTGCTGCCGGCGGCCGAGGGCTGGTTTCCGGCGAAGATTCACGCCGGCCTCTCGGCCGTGATTGTGGGCATGCACGCCCGCCCCGACAACCCCGAGCTGGCCCGCGCCCAGGAGCTAGGCCTGAAGGTGTACTCCTTTCCCGAATACATTTACGAGGCTAGCAAGGACAAGCAGCGCGTGGTAATTGGCGGCTCGCACGGCAAGACGAGTATCACGGCGCTGATTCTGCACGTTTTACGCTTCCATAACCGGCAGTTTGACTACGCGGTGGGCGCGCAGCTGGCTGGCTTCGACCTGATGGTGCAGCTGACGGACGACGCGCCGGTTATCATTATTGAGGGCGACGAGTACTTGTCGTCGCCGGTAGATAGGCGGCCCAAGTTTCACTTGTACCAGCACCATATCGGGGTGATTTCGGGCATCAGCTGGGACCACATCAACGTGTTTCCGACCGAAGAAATCTACCGCGAGCAGTTCGAGATTTTTGCCCGCCAAACGCCTAAGGCCGGCGTGCTCATCTACGACCGCGACGACGAGCAAACCCAGCTTATTGCCGTGCCCACCAGCCCCGACGTGACCTACGTGGGCTACGGCCCGCACGAGCACGTTATTCGCAACGGGCAGACATTGCTTATCACTAAGAAAGACGAGGAAGTGCCCATTCAGGTATTTGGCGAGCACAACCTACGCAACATCTCGGCCGCCAAGGAAGTGTGCAGGCAGCTGGGCATCAAGGGCAAAGACTTTTATAAGGCCGTGGCTACCTTCAAAGGGGCGGCGCGGCGCCTGGAGCTGGTGCAGGCCGGCGCTAGCTCGGTGGTGTACAAGGACTTTGCCCACGCCCCCAGCAAGCTGCGCGCCACGGCGGCGGCCCTCAGAAAGCAGTTTCCCGAGCGGCGGCTGGTGGCCTGCCTCGAGCTGCACACCTTCAGCTCGCTCAACCCGGCGTTTTTGCCGCAATACGCGCACTGCTTCGACGCGCCCGACGTGGCAGTGGTGTACTTTAACCCCCACGTGCTCGAGCACAAGCGCCTGCCGCCGCTAGCCCCCGAGGCCGTGGCCCAAGCCTTCGAGCGCCCCGATTTACGGGTTTTTACGGATAGCCAGGCCCTGGCCGACTTCCTGCACGCCCAGCAGTGGGCCAACACGAATTTGCTGCTGATGACCTCGGGCACGTTTGACGGGCTCGACCTGAACGCGCTGGCGGCCGAGGTAACGGGCTAGCCAGTATATTCAGCCTTGCAGCACAGCCGGTTGCCACGGCAACCGGCCGGCTTTTCTCGTCTTTCGCGTCTAGTTATGCTGACTCTACCGCCCCATCCCACGGCTTATTATGTCAAGACCGGTGCGCTGTTGCTGACGGTGGTGGGGGCGGCAGTTAGTGGCGCGGTGCGCTATCGCCACCTGCCCCCGAACCTGCGCTACCTGGCCTGGCTGACCTGGTTTGAGCTGCCGCTGGAAATCCTGGCCGTGTGGCTGGGCATTTTCAAGCGTAACAACTTGTTTATCATGCCTTTTTATACGGTGGGTGAGCTTGGGCTGCTGGCGCTGGTGTATAGCCACACGCTGCCCTCGGCGGCGTTTAAGCGGGTGGTAACGTGGCTAGTGGCGGGGTTTGCGACCTACACCCTGGCCGACAACCTGCTGGCGCCCGACCTGACCTGGTTCAAGCCCGGCCAGCAGGTAATACAGAGCCTGCTGATATTGGGCATGGTAGAGCAGTATTTTCAGCGCCTGCTTAAAGAGCTGTGGGTGCCTCACCTCGAGCGCGTGCCCATGTTCTGGGTATCGGTGGGGCTGGCTTTTTACTTCCTGGGCTACCTCCAAATCGCGCTCTTCAGCAATTACATGCTGCAACACTATTCAATGGAGTTTAACCGCACCATCTGGACTATCGAGCACTACCTCGCCCTGCTGCTGCACAGCTGCTTTGGCGCGGCCATATTGCTGGCTCCGCAGCACCAGAGCACTGGGCAGCAGACTATTGCCGAACAGGAAGCGTACCGGTTACCCGGTATTCCGGCTTATAAAAAGAAGCTATAGCCTTGGCGGCCCCTGGGCCTGCGCCCGGTGCGGCCCGGGGCCGCGCCACCACTTGTTTTTTATGCGCTACCTACTCACGCCCTGCACCGTACATACCGGCACCGAGGTGCTGCCCAACCACGCCGTGCTCATTCATAACGGCCGCATCGAGGCCGTGCTGCCCGCCGGCGGCGAGCTGCCCGCCAACGTGCCCCAGCGCGACGGCCAGGGCCTGCACCTGGCGCCGGGCTTCGTCGATTTGCAGATTTATGGTGGGGCTAGCGGGCTGTTTTCCGTAGCGCCCACGCCCGCCGTGCTGGCCGACCTGCGGGCGCACACGCTGCGCCACGGCACCACCAGCTTTCTGCCCTGCCTGCCCACCAGCCCGCCCGCGCTGATGCGCGCGGCCCTGGCCACCGTGCACGCGGCGCTGCCCACCATGCCCGGCTTGCTGGGGCTGCACCTGGAAGGCCCGTACATCAACCCTGGCAAGAAGGGCGCGCACCAGGAAGCATTTATCCAAACCCCTAGCCTTGCCGACGTTGACGAGCTGCTGGCTGAGGCCAAGGGCGCCCTGCGCTTCATGACGCTGGCGCCCGAGCGGGTGAGCCCGGCCGTGGTGGCTAGGCTGCGGGCGGCGGGCGTGGTGCTGTCGGCGGGCCACTCGGCGGCCACGTATGAGCAGGCCACGGCGGCGTTTGAGGCCGGCTTTAGCACCGCCACGCACTTGTTCAATGCTATGTCGGGCTTCGAGAGCCGGTCGCCGGGGCTGGTGGGTGCGGTGTACGACCACCCGGTCGCCCACGCCAGTATTATCGTCGATGGCGTGCACTGCGCTTACGCGGCCGTGCGCGTCAGCCAGAAAATAATGGGCGAGCGCCTGTTTCTCATCACTGATGCCGTGACGGCCAGCACCATCGGCGCCTACCGCTTTCACCAGCAGGATACTTACTTCGTGGATGAAAAAGGCACCCTGGCCGGCTCGGCGCTCACCATGCTCGCGGCCGTGCGCAACTGCGTGCAGCACGTGGGCCTGCCGCTGGCCGAGGCCCTGCGCATGGCGTCTCTCTACCCGGCGCGGGCGGTAGGGCTAGCCCACGAAATCGGCCGCATCGTGCCCGGCTACCGCGCCGACCTATGTTTATTCGACGCTGATTTTCAAGCCCAGGCCACTGTGCTCGGCGGCGAGTGGCACGCGGCGTAAAGCGTCAAAAGCGCCGAGTCAGAACGAGCTGCCTTTTTAACCCGGCACTTCTACCTCCTTAAGACTTAGGCCGGGGCGCGGCAGAGCGGGTAGGCCGGCCGCTGTCGTTGGCGAGCAGCACGGCCAGGGCCGCCAGACTCAGGCGGAGGGCCCATTTGGCGGCGCGGCTCATTTGCGCTTCTTTTTATCAGTGGGGTCTTCGAGCGGCGTTTTGGCAAATACTTCGTTGGCGGCCAGCACTTTCATGGTGCAGCTGCTGCCGCCCGAGTTGTCGTCGCAGGTGGTGCCCACGATGTGACCATCCTCAAAGTCGAAGTAGCAGCTCGGGCAGCCCACCCCGGTGATGACGTAGCGGCTGGCAGTGGGCGTGAGGTAGTAAGTGCTGTCGTCGGTGCCGCGCAGGGGCAGGGCCACTGCCCGGTAGGCGCCGTTGTTGTGGCCCATGCCAATGAGGTAGTACACGGGCTGTTTTTCCTCACTGCCGGGCGCCTTGCGCACCATAATGCGGTCGATAACGGTGCCGTCGTTGAACTGCCGGATGAGGGCGGCGGCCATCACGGCCTGCGACAGCTTGTACTTCACCGTGCCCTTGCCATCGAGGTGCATAATCTGGTGGCTGCTGGCCGAGCCCGACAGTGAGGCCCCGGCCGCATCGCTCAGGCGCTGGGCCTCGCGGGTAGGGTCGCTCGACTCGCGGCGGCGCGTGGTTTCGCACGACGACAGCAGCAGCAAGCCACTAAGCAGCCCCAGCAGCAACAAACCAAACAAACGGGGTAGAGTACGCATAATAGGCAGCTTCCTTCTCTCTTAGCTCGTAAACGCCCCTCATACGAGGCGGCGCGGCAAATTGGTTTACCAGCTTGCTGCCGCCGGCCCGCACTATCCAGCAAAAAAGGCGCGCCGGGCTAGCCGGCGCGCCTTTTTTATACCACAGCCAATCGCTGGCCCCTAGCGGGGCTTGTAATATTTTTCCGCCTCGGGCAGCAGGCGCTTGATGTCGGCAATGCGGGTGGCATCGGCGGGGTGGTCGGAGAGAAAAACCGGCGTGCCGTTCTGGCTCTGGGCGGCCATGCGCTCCCAGAATGGCACGGCGCCGGCGGGGTCGTAGCCGGCCATCGCCATAAAGATGAGGCCCAGGTGGTCGGCCTCGCTTTCCTGGCGGCGGCTGAAAGCCAGGGCCGCGCCCTGCTCGCCGGCTCCGATTACAGTGTTAAAAATATTACCCGTCGCCGTAGGATTTTGCGAAAATGCCGTGGCCAGCGCCGTGCCGCCCAGTTGCAGGGCTAGCTGGTCGCTCATGCGCTCGGCACCGTGCTTGGCCACGGCGTGCGAAATTTCGTGGCCCAGCACCACGGCCAGGCCATTCTCATCGCGCGTGAGGGGCAGAATGCCCGTGTACACGGCCACCTTGCCGCCGGGCATGCACCAGGCATTCACCGTTTTAGGGTCGTCGATGAGGTTAAATTCCCACTGGTAGCCGTCGAGCTGGCTGCTCTGGCCCTGCTGCTTGAAATATTGCTCCACGGCGGCCGCTACGCGCTGGCCCACGCGGCGCACCATGGCTACTTCTTCGGCATTAGTAGAGAGTTTGGCAGTGCCCAGCGTTTGCTTGTATTGGGTCACGGCCAGCGTATTCATTTCGCTGTCCGACACTAGGCTGAGCTGGCGGCGGCCCGTAATCGGCACGGTGGTGCAGCCAGCAGCCAGCAGAAAGCTACTGGCTAGGACGAATTTCTTAAGCATGAAAAAGTGTTGATAAGGTTTAGAAGAAGAGTATGGTAGCCCGGCTAGCTACTTGCCAATCCGGGACCATTTTAGAAAACCAGCGGTGCAGCCTATACGCAACCGGACGGGGGAAATGTTTACTTTGTGCAGCGAGGTCCTGCCTGCCCGCTCAGTGGCTAGCCAGGCCCGCCCTCGCCCTTACCCGCCTTTCCGTTGTCCTTGTCCATGAAAATCATTTGTATCGGCCGCAATTACGCCGACCATATTGCCGAGCTGCAAAACGAGACGCCCGCCGCCCCGGTCATATTCCTCAAGCCCGAAACGGCGCTGGTGCAGCGCGGCCAGCCCTTCTTCGTGCCCGATTTTTCGAAAGACGTGCACCACGAGCTGGAGTTGGTGCTGCGCATCAGCAAAAACGGCCGCCACATTGAGGAGAAATTTGCCCACACCTACTTCGACGCCATCGGGCTAGGCATCGATTTCACGGCCCGCGACCTGCAAAGCGAACTCAAGAAAAAGGGCCTGCCCTGGGAGCTGGCCAAGGCCTTCGATGGCTCGGCGCCGGTATCGCCCACGTTTAAGCCGGTGGCCGACTTCCCAGATTTTGCCAACATAAACTTCCGGCTCGAAGTGAACGGCGAAGTGCGCCAGCAGGGCAACTCGGGCCTGATGCTGCACCCGTTTGCCAAGATTCTGAGCTTCGTGTCGCAGTACATTACCCTCAAGCAGGGCGACCTTATCTTCACCGGCACGCCCGCCGGCGTGGCAGCGGTGCAGCCCGGCGACGAGCTGGTGGGCTACCTCGAAGACGAAAAAATTCTGGAAGTGCCCGTGCGCTAGGCCCTGCTAGCTTGCCAGGCCTGACTGTAGAATAAAATATTATATTTTGTTGAATACTAAATTATTGCGCCAGCTTTCGCTGTCGGCGCTGGGTGGTTTACTATTGCTGGCTACCAGCGGCCACGGCCAAGATGATGGCCAGGACGACACCACCACGCGCCGCGTGAGCGGCCCCATCAAGCCGGCCGTGGCCCCCGGCAAGGTGGAGGTGGCGCCGGGCTACTTTCTGTTTCCGATTGCGCCGGGGCAGCCGGGGTTTCTGGCGGCTAGCATGGGTGAGCTGCGGCCCAACCACTTTCACGGCGGCCTCGATATCAAGACCGGCGGCGGGGTCAATAAGCCCGTCTACGCCGCGGCCGACGGCTACATCTCGCGCCTCAAGCAGTCGGCCTTCGGCTACGGCAACGTGCTGTATATCACGCATCCTAATGGGCTGACCACGGTGTACGGCCACCTCAATAAGTTTGAGGGCGCCGTGGCGGCCGAGCTGCTGCACCGCCAGTACGAAAAGCAGACCTACGAGCTGGAGCTGTTTTTTCAGCCCGGCCAATTCCCGGTGAAGCGCGGCGAGCAGGTGGCGCTGTCGGGCAATACCGGCGGCTCGGCCGGCCCGCACGTGCACTGGGAAGTGCGCGACGCCCAGGACCGCCAGCTCAACCCCTTGCAGTGGGGCGGCTTCGCCGAAATTCAGGACCACACCGGGCCGACCTTGCAGGCGCTGGCCGTGGAGCCGCTGGCCATCACGGCCAGGGTGCGCGGGCGCTTCGAGCGGGCGGTGCTGGTGCCCAGGCTGCAGCCGCTGCCCGGTGCCAATACGGTGTGGCCCGATACGGTGCGCTGCTTTGGGCAAGTGGGCCTGCTGCTGCAGGGCTTCGATAGGTTTGACA
The genomic region above belongs to Hymenobacter sp. BRD128 and contains:
- a CDS encoding carboxypeptidase regulatory-like domain-containing protein, translated to MLLASLVRRHCPRSVLFVFSCLLGLAACEPNLVEPAYYGTLTVTVLDGSTSQPLANVAVSTTPATGSYVTDAKGQLTITQVPVGTLSVSARKAGYDATSSSATLTAGQTQSVVLLLNKTTASAPPGAPVRPTPTPGATAQPTTLQLAWHPAAGALPADSLKYDVVLYEGSNLNQRQLLTASKDTTVTASGLRYNTIYYWQVTVRNPAGATARGPVWSFQTVSLPDNRYLFARTVGGNTDIYSSDAAGTTVVRLTSAVTVETAPQLSPSRDLIAYSSNASGQFQLYTMNRDGSNQRRITTLSAEGYSNAGIGYRWSPDGSQLIYAHYDQLYRINRDGSGLVLLATAPAGRHFRECDWTAQNGGRLVVQTIGSLPYDAELYLYNVDGTGPVLLVGNLPGRLDSPSFSVDGTTVAYTRDVAGFNDVGGRQLDSHIFTQKLNGSSLVDVSSSTSGSTKATGTNDLTPRYSPTGYQLIFVNRSNDDIAAPQVWTCDLDGRNRTKLFDNAFLPDYR
- a CDS encoding SDR family oxidoreductase: MPAQKPTVLITGATGQIGSDTLRRLQADDSITLVAAVRSSAKGQVFESQGIHTVMLDFDKEETLAPALQGIDRVLLVTGYTVDMLRQSKAFLDQAKLAGVQHIVHLGACGRDDTTVAHWAWHQLVERYIEWAGFSFTHLRPETFMQNLLSYGGTQVVQQGVIRQFTGDARLSWVDAEDVALAAAQALLHPEKHAGQTYRLGYDAKSYGEIAAIMQQELGEPFRYEALPPEIFLENMRAAGAEMAYMSCVYDHYKRYGAHTIPGADDTFENFPGITGQEPVRWVEFVRKHRTAFAY
- a CDS encoding TSUP family transporter; the protein is MPLSDPSYTLPVLCAASLLAGLIDGMVGGGGLIQLPALLLLLPKVPVPTVLGTGKVASLAGTSASAFRYLRGLAGVSINWRTVAVAAVVAGCFALLGARAVSGLNKDLVKPLVLALLVLMAAYTFWRKDFGSLHAPRLHGRRELWTGVALGASIGFYDGFFGPGTGSLLLFAFVGLFGYDFLAASASAKVVNIATNITGLAYFISTGQVLYHYALPMAACNVLGSTLGARLALSRGTGFVRVLFLVVVSGFILKLGWETWQAMS
- the dnaB gene encoding replicative DNA helicase, with amino-acid sequence MNDRMDDRLKQSAARAAAAFQGVRGTRAPVPTSPTGKLPPQRLEMEAAVLGALMLEKDALTTVVDILKATSFYKDGHQRIYKAISNLFDKSEPIDQLTVVQELREMGELEAAGGVGYVAGLTMHINSAANIEAHARVILEAAIKRELIRTATDILRDAYEETTDVFELLDATEKNIFQVSEDNMRKGVDSMQDLMVKAIKELEEKKHQKDGLTGVPTGFSALDRVTSGWQPSDLVIVAARPGMGKTAFVVSAMRNAAVDFKKPVAIFSLEMSSLQLVNRLISAEAELDSEKIKKGNLADYEWAQLNHKISALSSAPIFIDDTPALSIRELRAKCRRLKSQHDIQLIIIDYLQLMSGNEGGKNGNREQEIASISRALKGIAKELNIPVIALSQLSRSVETRGGDKKPQLSDLRESGSIEQDADMVIFLYRPEYYKITEDEMGNPTQGMGEVIIAKHRNGSLETVQLKFIGRFTKFADLDGFDGGGDAGGFGGAPAFASNSFPTSSFDSEPAGGPAPGGGFGAPNTIRLGSRMNDAPPSPVPFPKSNSFGEEPPF
- a CDS encoding UDP-N-acetylmuramate--L-alanine ligase; the protein is MENIHLIAVGGSIMHNLALALHRRGAHVTGSDDEIFEPARARLAAAGLLPAAEGWFPAKIHAGLSAVIVGMHARPDNPELARAQELGLKVYSFPEYIYEASKDKQRVVIGGSHGKTSITALILHVLRFHNRQFDYAVGAQLAGFDLMVQLTDDAPVIIIEGDEYLSSPVDRRPKFHLYQHHIGVISGISWDHINVFPTEEIYREQFEIFARQTPKAGVLIYDRDDEQTQLIAVPTSPDVTYVGYGPHEHVIRNGQTLLITKKDEEVPIQVFGEHNLRNISAAKEVCRQLGIKGKDFYKAVATFKGAARRLELVQAGASSVVYKDFAHAPSKLRATAAALRKQFPERRLVACLELHTFSSLNPAFLPQYAHCFDAPDVAVVYFNPHVLEHKRLPPLAPEAVAQAFERPDLRVFTDSQALADFLHAQQWANTNLLLMTSGTFDGLDLNALAAEVTG
- the nagA gene encoding N-acetylglucosamine-6-phosphate deacetylase; the protein is MRYLLTPCTVHTGTEVLPNHAVLIHNGRIEAVLPAGGELPANVPQRDGQGLHLAPGFVDLQIYGGASGLFSVAPTPAVLADLRAHTLRHGTTSFLPCLPTSPPALMRAALATVHAALPTMPGLLGLHLEGPYINPGKKGAHQEAFIQTPSLADVDELLAEAKGALRFMTLAPERVSPAVVARLRAAGVVLSAGHSAATYEQATAAFEAGFSTATHLFNAMSGFESRSPGLVGAVYDHPVAHASIIVDGVHCAYAAVRVSQKIMGERLFLITDAVTASTIGAYRFHQQDTYFVDEKGTLAGSALTMLAAVRNCVQHVGLPLAEALRMASLYPARAVGLAHEIGRIVPGYRADLCLFDADFQAQATVLGGEWHAA
- a CDS encoding M48 family metallopeptidase, with the translated sequence MLKKFVLASSFLLAAGCTTVPITGRRQLSLVSDSEMNTLAVTQYKQTLGTAKLSTNAEEVAMVRRVGQRVAAAVEQYFKQQGQSSQLDGYQWEFNLIDDPKTVNAWCMPGGKVAVYTGILPLTRDENGLAVVLGHEISHAVAKHGAERMSDQLALQLGGTALATAFSQNPTATGNIFNTVIGAGEQGAALAFSRRQESEADHLGLIFMAMAGYDPAGAVPFWERMAAQSQNGTPVFLSDHPADATRIADIKRLLPEAEKYYKPR
- a CDS encoding fumarylacetoacetate hydrolase family protein — protein: MKIICIGRNYADHIAELQNETPAAPVIFLKPETALVQRGQPFFVPDFSKDVHHELELVLRISKNGRHIEEKFAHTYFDAIGLGIDFTARDLQSELKKKGLPWELAKAFDGSAPVSPTFKPVADFPDFANINFRLEVNGEVRQQGNSGLMLHPFAKILSFVSQYITLKQGDLIFTGTPAGVAAVQPGDELVGYLEDEKILEVPVR